The Pseudophryne corroboree isolate aPseCor3 chromosome 3 unlocalized genomic scaffold, aPseCor3.hap2 SUPER_3_unloc_4, whole genome shotgun sequence region tgcaaaacatttcccacactcagaacatggaaatggcttctcacctgtgtgacttcgctgatgtgtaacaagttgtaatttccaggtaaaacatttcccacactgaaagcaagaatatggcttctcacctgtgtgacttctctgatgtagaacaagatttgatttgtgtgcaaaacatttcccacacacagaacatggaaatggcttctcacctgtgtgacttcgctgatgtgtaataagatctaatttccgtgtaaaacatttcccacactcagagcaagaaaatagattctcacctgtgtgacttctctgatgtagaacaagatttgatttgtgtgcaaaacatttcccacactcagaacatagaaatggcttctcacctgtgtgacttcgctgatgtgtaacaaggtgtgatttccaggtaaaacatttcccacactcagaacatgaaaatggtgaTGTATCTGTGTGACTTTTCTTATGtgcaacaagagttgttttgtatgtaaaacatttcccacactcaggacatggaaatggcttctcacctgtgtgacttcgctgatgtgtaataagatctgatttccgtgtaaaacattttccacactcagaacatggaaatggcttctcacctgtgtgacttctctgatgtagaacaagatctgatttctgtgcaaaacatttcccacactcagaacatggaaatggcttctcacctgtgtgactttgctgatgtgtaataagttgtgatttccaggtaaaacatttcccacactcagagcaataaaatggcttctcacctgtgtgagttctctgatgtctaacaagagctagtttgtatgtaaaacatttcccacactcagaacacagaaatggcttttcccctgtgtgacttcgctgatgtgtaacaagttgtgatttccaggtaaaacatttcccacactcagagcaaaaaaatggcttctcacctgtgtgagttctctgatgtagaacaagatctgatttctgttgaaaacatttcccacactcagaacatggaaatggcttctcacctgtgtgactttgctgatgtgtaataagttgtgatttccgtgtaaaacatttcccacactcagaacatggaaatggcttctcacctgtgtgaattctctgatgtagaacaagatctgatttctgtgtaaaacatttcccacactcagaacatggaaatggcttctcacctgtgtgagttctctgatgtgtaacaagatgtgatttgtgtgtaaaacatttcccacactcagaacatggaaatggcctctcccttgccttacctgtctgtgggctaataggctttgtgttccgtgtaaaacatttggcatctatagaacagggaaacactgtatctactctcagagctttaacagatgcaccaatatcagagtgatcaggagaacatttcccaggatcagagggatcagctgatagagctggatgtataattggggtaatgggattatctcctggagaatcctgtctactgtcattatcttttatttcacaatccggggataacattagatgtccttctgaggtattcctgcttgtgtgtccatctgctggaaataaaatacattatggaaatgtgacattttctgtaacaatattaatcttgtaaacaatagaagacgacgactctctgggacacttaattgtaaatgtctgTGTATaaagaagattttaaacctaccggtaaatcattttctcatagtccatagaggatgctggggactacgtaaggaccatggggatagacgggctccacaggagacatggtcacATCAAGAAAgattttaggtctgggtgtgcactggctcctccctccatgcccctcctccagaccccagttagagaaactgtgcccagaggagatggacagtacgaggaaaggatttttgttaatccaagggcaagattcataccagccacaccaaatcacaccgtataacttgtgtatctattaaacagttaacagtatgaaaacacaacgtagcatcagtccaacctgatgaaactataacataacccttatgtaagcaaaactatatacaagtctcacagaagtagtccgcacctgggacgggcacccagcatcctctacggactacgagaaaaagatttaccggtaggtttaaaatcttagaggatgctggggactttgtaaggaccatggtgattataccaaagctcccaaacgggcgggagagtgcggatgactctgcagcaccgaatgagcaaaccttaggtcctcctcagccagggtatcaaatttatagaactttgcaaaggtgtttgaacccgaacaagaagcaactcggcacagttgtagtgcagagacccctcgggcagccgcccaagaagggcccaccttcctagtggaatgggccttgaccgattttggtaacggcaatccagccgtagaatgcgcctgctcaatcgtgttacagatccagcgagcaatagtctgcctcgAAGCAGGGGcgctaaccttgttggctgcatataggacaaacagtgcttctgttttcctgactctagccgttgtggccacatacatttttaaggccctgtctACATcaaaggactcggaatcctccaaatctcgtgtagccacaggcaccacaataggttggttcatatgaaaagatgacaccaccttaaacAAGAACTGAGGAAggatccgcaattctgccctatccatatggaaaaccagataggggcttttatgagacaaagccgccaattccgacacttgcctagccgaagccaaggctaataacatgaccaccttccaagtgagatattttaactccaccgttttaagtggttcaaaccagtgcgacttaaggaaactcaacaccacgttaaggtcccaaggcgccaccggaggtataaaaggaggctgaatatgcagcactcccttcacaaaagtctgtacttctgggagagaagccaattctttttgaaagaaaatggataaggctgaaatctgaaccttaatggagcctaattttaggcccaaattcactccagtctgtaggaagtgaaggaaacggcccagatagaattcttctgtaggagcattcctggcctcacaccaagaaacatattttcaccatatcctgtgttaatgtttcgctgtcacgtctttcctagcctttatcagagtaggaatgacctcatccggaattcccttttccgctaggttccggcgttcagccgtcaaacgcagccacggtaagtcttggaaaagacatggcccctgttgtaacaagtcctgtcttagaggaagaggccacggatcttctgtgagcatatccagcagatccggataccaggtccttcgtggccaatctggaacaatgagaattgttctcactcctctttttcttattattctcaacaccttgggtatgagaggaagaggaggaaacacatagaccaactggaacacccacggtgtcactagggcgtctactgctaccgcctgagggtcttttgatctggcgcaatacctctgtagctttttgttgaggcgggacgccatcatgtctatctggggtagtccccactgacttgcaatctgtgcgaagacttcccgatgaagtccccactcccctggatgcaggttgtgtctgcagaggaagtctgcttcccagttgtccactcccggaatgaacactgctgacagtgcgcttacatgattttccgcccagcgaagaatcctggtggcttccgccattgccaccctgctccttgtgccaccttggcggtttacatgagccactgcggtgatgttgtctgactggatcagaactggttggtcgcgaagtaagttctccgcttgacgtagggcgttgtatatggcccccagttccaggatgttgatgtgaagacaagtctcttgacttgtccaaagtccttagaagtttcttccctgtgtgactgctccccaccctctgaggctcgcgtccgtggtcaccaggatccagtcctgaattcctaacctgcggccttctaaaaggtgagcactctgcagccaccacaggagagataccctggccctgggggacagggtgatcagctgatgaatttgtagatgtgacccagaccatttgtccaataggtcctattggaaagtccttgcatggaacctgccaaagggaatggcttcgtatgtagccaccatttttcccaggacttgagtgcaatgatgcactgacacttgtcttggcttcaacaggttcttgactagagtcatgagttcctgagctttttctatcggaagaaaaccccttttctggtccgtatccagaatcatgcccaagaagggcagacgagttgtaggaaccagctgcgacttcgggatattgagaatccagccgtgttgttgcatccttggggccgtggaaagcccaaacggcaacgtctgaaattggtaatgacaatcctgtaccgcaaatctcaggtacgcctggtgaggtggataaatgggaacatgaaggtatgcatcctttatgtccagagataccataaaatcccccccttccaggctggcgatgaccgctctgagtgattccatcttgaacttgaaccgttttaagtataggttcagggattttaaattcaatatgggtctgaccgaaccgtccggtttcggaactacaaacagagttgagtagtatccctgcCCTCTCCGAAGCAGGGGAACctagaccaccacttgttgaagacacaatttgtgaatagcatttaacaccatctccctttctaggggagaagtcggtagagccgatttgaaaaaccggcgaggaggcacctcttcgaattccagcttgtattcctgagaaacaatttctattgcccagggatccacctgtgagtgaacccagatgtggctgaaaaagtcaacgacgtgcccccactgggacggactccctcagcggagccccagcgtcatgcggtggattttgcagaggccagggaggacttctgttcctgggaactagctgtgctgtgcagcttttttcccctgcctttacctctggcaagaaaggacgatccacgtactcttttgcttttatttgaaggaCTGCAttggataatgtggtgctttcttcggctgtgagggaacataaggcaaaaaattcgatttacctgccgtagctgtggagatgaggtccgagagaccttccccaaataattcctcacccttgtaaggcaacacctccatatgcctctttgagtcggcatcacccgtccactgctgggtccataagactcgtctagcagaaatagacatagtgtttattctggaacccagtagactaatgtctctttaagcatctctcatatataagacagcatcttttatatgccctagggtcaataaaatggtatcattatatagggtctcaatttccgttgataaggaatctgtccacgcaattgccggtctgagtaatgtaccagaatgtgtgtaaatggacttcaaggtaacctcctgcttgcaggatccttgagggtagccgcatCTTGGGATggtagcgctatcttttttgataagcgtgtcaacgctttgtccaccttaggggaggattcccactgtaacctgtccgttggcgggaaaggatacgccataagaatccttttgggaatctgcagttttttgtctggagattcccaagctttttcacataattcgtttaactcatgtgaggcgggaaaagtcacctcaggattctttcccttatacatgtgtaccctcgtgtcagggacagggggtgcctctgtgatatgcaaaacatcttttattgcaataatcatataacgaatacatttagccacttttggctgtaactttgcattatcgtagtcgacactggagtcagaatccgtgtcgttatctgtgtctcctatttgggatagtgggcgcttttgagaccccgaaggtctcggcgacatagggacaggcatgggttgactccctgactgttccttagcttcagctttgtctaaccttttgtgcaataagttcacactagcacttaaaacattccacatatccatccagtcaggtgtcggcacctccgacggagacctcacattcatgcgctccccctcctccctaggtgagccttctacctcagacatgtcgacacacgcgtaccgacacaccatacacacagggaacctcttatctgaagacagtttccccaccaggccctttggagagacagagagagagtatgccagcacacaccccagcgctatatgacccaggaaaaaacacaaaatgtttacccagtagcgctgtttatactttatatccgCCAAATTTTTGCCCCCCTccctcttaaaacccctctatcaccgtgtattagcaggggagagtccggggagcttcctctcagtgctgtgctgtggagaaaaatggcgctggtgtgtgctgagggagaagccccgccccctcggcggcgggcttctgtccggctcaaaattcctgaaaactggtgggggctctgttatatacatttacagtgcccatctgtacatgtatatacttattttgccaattggagaggttttattgctgcccagggcagtgaccgcagtgtgtgaggtgtatgggagcaatggcgcacagctttactgctgtgcgttacctcagtgaagatcatgaagtcttctgccacctctgaagttttcttttcttctcatactcacccggcttctatcttccggctctgcaaggaggacggcggcgcggctctgggacggacggcgagggcgagacctgcgtaccaatccctctggagctaatggtgtccagtagcctaagaaacagagccctgaaactcacagaagtaggtctgcttctctcccctcagtccctcgatgcagggagtctgttgccagcaggctccctgaaaataaaaaacctaacaaatatactttctgacaggaagctcaggagagctccctgtagtgcacccatctcctctgggcacagtatcaaactggggtctggaggaggggcatggagggaggagccactgcacacccagacctaaagtctttcttgaggtgcccatgtctcctgcggagcccgtctatccccatggtccttacggagtccccagaatcctctaggacattagcgaaataaaacaacttttaatgaaggctttataaaattgtatcattgtgtccaccctcctgagaacactcacaataacaaatgtaatattataataagacttagatatatctctctcttgtactggtaactaaccatgaagtataaatggagatgtagtcactcgccaagtcctatgtcagtaccaatgtaaaacaatggatggggaacatatcgtatgaattggagattctagatgaacaataacatcagttatttgagctgatggatcagagaaaaggagagttatggtagacttaccatggttaactctctttctgcgaggtacactgggttccacagggaaacattgtggtgtagagtggatcttgaaccagagaggcaccaacaggctaaagctttaggctgtcccaggatgcattgtggggcctcctctataaacccctggtccaggcactgagagctcagttttattaaccagtctaaagcaggagcaggcaagagagaaggcagatgttagtcatatAGAACCACATTCTGACGGCAGGAGAAGGGACCATCTGTTAATGCcatgcaaacccaaagaagctaagtgcgccctgtggaatccagtgtacctcacagaaagttaACCATGGTAGGTCTACCATTACtctacttttctgcagcagggtacactgtgtcccacagggaaacatcgggatgtcctaaagcagttcctcaagagaggggacgcaccttagcatgTATGAGAATctggcatccaaaggaggcatcctgggtggCAGAAGTGCGtagaacctaatgaccatgttctctgaggaccacgtagctgccttgcacaattgttctgcggacgcgccacggcagtcctcccaagaaggtccaacagaccgagtagaatgggctttaatagcagcagaagctgggagtccagcctgcgcataagcttgtgcaatctccATTCTAATCCATCCGGCTAAGGTttacttatttgcaggccagccatgtttgtggaaaccaaacagcacaaaaagggtatctgacctcctgataaatGCAGTCCTCTACATgtagatacagagagcccttaccacatccaaagaccgctctttggaggacaattcagaagagataaagtccggaaccacaatcttttggttaagGTGATACGAtggcaccaccttaggtaaataaccgggacgagttcttagaactgcccggtcacaatgaaatatcagaaagggtggacgacaggacaatgcgcctaagtccaacaccctcctagcagaggcaatagccagtaaaaatagaaccttggccgtgagccatttaagatccaccaactcaagagattcaaatggagactcttgcagggcattcaggacaacagagagatcccatgaagccacaggagggacatagggaggctgaatccgtaacacaccctgagtgaatgtatgaacgtcaggtatatacgcaatctttctctgaaaccataccgacaaggcagatatgtgaaccttgagggagaccaggcGAAGGCCTAAGTCCGGGCCTCGGTGCAGAAaacccagaattctggaagttctgaatctgtatgcatcaaaaTTTTtaacagcacaccatgtgaagttagaattccagaccctatgataaatccaggCAGATGCCGGCttttgggccttcaacatagtttgtataaccgcctcggataatcctttggtcctcaggagtgatgcttcaagagccatgccgtcaaagctagtctggccaggtctgggtagagacaagggccctgtatgaggaggtctgggctttgaggaagtagaggaggacactctgtcgatagaccctgcaggtctgaaaaccaatgccatctgggccacgctggagcgactagaattagcattccttcttgcttgaacttccgtagtaccctgggcaggagtgacactggagggaaaacgtaaggcagccaaaagttccatggaatagccagtgcgtccacgaacactgcttgaggatccctggtccttgatccgaagaccggaaccttgtgattgtgtcgagacgccatcaggtctacatatggtaggccccacatgtccactagtagttgaaagacttctggatgaagattccactctccggcgtgtacgtcctggggactgaggaagtccgcttcccaggtcaggacacctggaatgaacactaaaGGCAGGGCGAGAGTTAAAGCATtaaacaccgcccgcaactccagaatgtttaacgggagtagtgattcctccttggtccatcgaccctgaaaagagtgctgctccaacaccactccccaacccctcagactggcatctgttgtcagcaggaaccagtcggggatccagaagcgaCGGCCCCTGCTCTAtctctggtcctgtagccaccaggtcagcaacagccaaacctccggagtcaaaatgatcatgtgagatctgatccgataaggtaggccatcccacatggaaaggattaacctctgcagagggcaggaatggaattgagcatagtccatcgtgtcgaatgccgacaccattaggccaagtacttgcaccgccgagtgtattgacactctgggatgacagaggaagcatcttatcctgccctgaagcttcaggactttctctggagacaggaacagacgttgactGCTTGTGTCCAGgagagcccccaggtgcaccatgctctgagctgggaccagcgaagaTTTCTTCcatttgatgagccacctgtgggcttgtaggaagcttactgtcagttgGAGATGACCGAAGAGGACATCGTAGGAATtttccaggatcagcaagtcgtctagatacggcaggatcctgactccctggcgacggagttgtcccatcattacggccatgaccttggtgaagatctgaggggccatagcaagtccaaatggcagagcctggaactgatagtgtaggttgccaatagcaagccgctgatactgctgatgtgacttggcaataggtatatgcaggtacacatcctgattatctagagataccatatagtctctgggttccatcgccagtacaactgaacgcagtgtttccatacggaacttggacactatcACAAACCTGtttagagatttgaggttgagaataggccagaaagacacattgggtttcggaactagaagctgggtcgagtagtaaccactgcctctctggcactaccactcctgtatccaggagagaactcacaacctgctgcaaAGCTTGCGCCATCAACTGATACGAATGGATGActtcgtacccgtgagagacaacttctcgcacccatgtgtctgaagtggtatttaaccagacctgggtgaattgcagaagtcagcctcccaccctgcggtcccccagggggaggcccgtcccgtcatgcagcaggcttgttgtgtttagaagcaggctgacgggccgcccaggactgttttgtcttgggcttagtggttttgggagcacgagattgtcttgggtatgtctgaccctttgctttcccttgaggccaaaaggaacaaaaagtggtaccttttgctttctgtgcagaaggattagtatttgggagaaaggcagtcttagcatccGCCAGTTCAGACAAGAGTTTatataggtcttccccaaacaaaatgtccccctgaaATGGGAATATctctaaggtctttttggagtctatgtACACCTTCCAtggcctcaaccacagaatacggcgagccaggacagacgtagtcgacgccttggcagccaacacacccgcctcagaggatgcctcctgaatgtaataggcggaggtggtaatgtgagacaggtattgtctggccttgACAGATATATCctcggcagctcttcctctaatgcctgaacccatgcttcaatacctttagcagcccaggaggcagcaataatgggtctatgtacagcacctgtcagggagtagatagatttcaggcatccctccacacgcttatctgttggttccttcagtcaagtgacagtggtgacaggcagagtggatgacaccactaggcgggtgacatgagaatccaccggcggtgaattttcccacttgttacataactctgcagggagaggatagcgagctaatgCCCGTTTAGACAgacggaatttcttccctggattagaccaggactCCTGCCTGACGTCCACCCAATGGTAAGAATGGGGtaatatgtttaaacggcagaaggtggctaaaaatctatCAGTtttcttatgctgctttcacatcgcaaacgccgcttttgaaacggttctttaaacggttcttaaaacgggtctgagcagttaaacccccttcacattgcatgttgtaactggtatattaccatttcattaccgttttggtacctttcacactgaacccgtttcacccatagaaaacagtggctgtcattttaaatgtttatgtcctgcttctgcctggtgacatcacacatggagacagcctatcaccttctggggcttgcaaataccgtttcagaccctttcacactgcacaatgaaacgggtctgaaacgggcaggaccctgcttttttacgtttcaaaataccggtattttgaaaacggtaaattgaaggtgaccctttcacatcgcagctcgaaccgtttaggaagccttaaaaatcggcaatttaccgggttcaagctgcggtgtgaatggggtaTTAGTTAcattagtggaatcctcatcatctgtgatttgtaggatctgcttaatagcaaccactaagtcagggacatcaactagcaatggagaatcctcatcagaaatgcCTGATTCAGTGTCGGACAGGACAGTATGATCCTCCTCCTTTtccgatgaaacatctgagagatttgtggattgtgaggaggaagcagcccgcttagatgacccagagacacgggagtgacctggagtagatttttgtctgcccaaagattgatttaactgctgcaactggttagacaaattgtcctcccaaggcggattaaccatagggacaatttgtatctgtagggcacaggtggtcccataggggtcgCAATGCATTCCACTAGAGCAgtgcttctcaaactcggtcctcaggaccccacacagttcacattttgcaggtcacctagcaggaacacaggtgtagtcattagtcACTGACACACTTGAAAACattcacaggtggagctgattatttcacttgtgattttgtgaggagacctggaaaacatgaactgtttggggtcctgaggatcgagtttgagaacctgtgcactagagtacccagtagggctgtgaacgcagcccagggtggctcctgattggttacaggcgctgcagactgactgggagatgtatgacacagtacacagaccatcatacacagattccccctctggtaaatcattggcacatgctctgcatgaggcaggagcgtccacagacttactgcccttcttattAGACATTATACTAAATGCAGCAATAGAGcgatttagtacgatgaagccagacagagtataatacctgcgaataaatccaatggtatgtgactgagtccccagtacacaacacctgcaaataaatctggtattatgtgactgagtacacagtagaatacacgcaataggtaaatactgtgacgcactatataaatgaccctgacgcacctagtcccttagggtacagaataaagtgatagatatatctgggaaacactgaaagtgaaaccacacagcagatacaggcacacacagttacTCTTGC contains the following coding sequences:
- the LOC134984188 gene encoding zinc finger protein 585A-like isoform X1, whose amino-acid sequence is MRYTDGVPEILSCPLPVHSSAPGHICCHLLLLQEEEYIEEHRGLYKDVMMENHRPLTSLDGPSNRDTPERCPRPLYSQDCTEENHRIPQADQVERLSDIKAEDIEGEEETYVTDIKAEDIEGEEETYVTDIKAEDIEGEEETYVTDIKAEDRDGEEETYVRGDQQCKEEEIPTDISTADGHTSRNTSEGHLMLSPDCEIKDNDSRQDSPGDNPITPIIHPALSADPSDPGKCSPDHSDIGASVKALRVDTVFPCSIDAKCFTRNTKPISPQTGKARERPFPCSECGKCFTHKSHLVTHQRTHTGEKPFPCSECGKCFTQKSDLVLHQRIHTGEKPFPCSECGKCFTRKSQLITHQQSHTGEKPFPCSECGKCFQQKSDLVLHQRTHTGEKPFFCSECGKCFTWKSQLVTHQRSHTGEKPFLCSECGKCFTYKLALVRHQRTHTGEKPFYCSECGKCFTWKSQLITHQQSHTGEKPFPCSECGKCFAQKSDLVLHQRSHTGEKPFPCSECGKCFTRKSDLITHQRSHTGEKPFPCPECGKCFTYKTTLVAHKKSHTDTSPFSCSECGKCFTWKSHLVTHQRSHTGEKPFLCSECGKCFAHKSNLVLHQRSHTGENLFSCSECGKCFTRKLDLITHQRSHTGEKPFPCSVCGKCFAHKSNLVLHQRSHTGEKPYSCFQCGKCFTWKLQLVTHQRSHTGEKPFPCSECGKCFAQKSDLVIHQRSHTGEKPFSCSECGKCFTRKSDLIIHQRSHTGEKPFQCSACGKCFAYKSDLVLHQRSHTGEKPFSCSECGKCFTRKADLVIHQRSHTGEKPFPCSECGKCFARKSDFVIHQRSHTGVKPFSCCECRKCFTRKSDLITHQRSHTGEKPLRSPTGEKPFPCSECGKCFTRKADLITHQRSHTGEKPFPCSECGKCFVHKSHLGRHQRSHTGEKPFSCSECGKCFTRKSSLVSHQRSHTGENPFSCFECGKCFTQKSSLVSHQRSHTGERPFPYSEIN
- the LOC134984188 gene encoding zinc finger protein 585A-like isoform X2: MRYTDGVPEILSCPLPVHSSAPGHICCHLLLLQEEEYIEEHRGLYKDVMMENHRPLTSLDGPSNRDTPERCPRPLYSQDCTEENHRIPQADQVERLSDIKAEDIEGEEETYVTDIKAEDIEGEEETYVTDIKAEDIEGEEETYVTDIKAEDRDGEEETYVRGDQQCKEEEIPTDISTDGHTSRNTSEGHLMLSPDCEIKDNDSRQDSPGDNPITPIIHPALSADPSDPGKCSPDHSDIGASVKALRVDTVFPCSIDAKCFTRNTKPISPQTGKARERPFPCSECGKCFTHKSHLVTHQRTHTGEKPFPCSECGKCFTQKSDLVLHQRIHTGEKPFPCSECGKCFTRKSQLITHQQSHTGEKPFPCSECGKCFQQKSDLVLHQRTHTGEKPFFCSECGKCFTWKSQLVTHQRSHTGEKPFLCSECGKCFTYKLALVRHQRTHTGEKPFYCSECGKCFTWKSQLITHQQSHTGEKPFPCSECGKCFAQKSDLVLHQRSHTGEKPFPCSECGKCFTRKSDLITHQRSHTGEKPFPCPECGKCFTYKTTLVAHKKSHTDTSPFSCSECGKCFTWKSHLVTHQRSHTGEKPFLCSECGKCFAHKSNLVLHQRSHTGENLFSCSECGKCFTRKLDLITHQRSHTGEKPFPCSVCGKCFAHKSNLVLHQRSHTGEKPYSCFQCGKCFTWKLQLVTHQRSHTGEKPFPCSECGKCFAQKSDLVIHQRSHTGEKPFSCSECGKCFTRKSDLIIHQRSHTGEKPFQCSACGKCFAYKSDLVLHQRSHTGEKPFSCSECGKCFTRKADLVIHQRSHTGEKPFPCSECGKCFARKSDFVIHQRSHTGVKPFSCCECRKCFTRKSDLITHQRSHTGEKPLRSPTGEKPFPCSECGKCFTRKADLITHQRSHTGEKPFPCSECGKCFVHKSHLGRHQRSHTGEKPFSCSECGKCFTRKSSLVSHQRSHTGENPFSCFECGKCFTQKSSLVSHQRSHTGERPFPYSEIN